From a region of the Salvelinus fontinalis isolate EN_2023a chromosome 13, ASM2944872v1, whole genome shotgun sequence genome:
- the LOC129868483 gene encoding solute carrier family 12 member 9-like isoform X1: MSNEHTPLLAHGVCGLSADNAVCGIGESEGTGEASTPNAVPRKLNTFFGVMVPTVLSMFSIVLFLRTGFVVGHAGLLQGLVMLLVAYTIISLTILSICAISTNGAVQGGGAYFMISRSLGPEFGGSIGLMFFLAKVCACGVYVLGLVEALLDIFGQDPVSSSAFRVLPQGYWYTVLYSSIVLLLVLMVCLVGAHIFARTSFLILLVVTISLLSIYISPLALTTPLKFLIIHQGPGNQTLTYNASYTGFNGTTLKDNLGSGYTVDYSTGKVMSFATVFAVMFTSCTGIMAGANMSGELKNPSAAIPKGTIIAVLYTFIVYVLLFILASSTCERTLLAQDYGFFQRINIWPPFVTIGIYCSALSAAMCSLIGASRILHALALDQLFGLPLAPAAITSSSGNPWVAVLYTWGLAQCVVFAGQLNAIAGLVTVFYLLAYAAVDLACLALEWASAPNFRPTFQVFSWHTCLLGILSCLVMMFVINPVYSSASIVLLLLLLLFLHYRSPTSSWGYISQALIFHQVRKYLLMLDVRKDHVKFWRPQVLLMVANPRSSCQLINFVNQLKKGGLFVLGHVKLGDLDTLPSDPVQQQYNFWLSLVDKLGVKAFVDLTLSSSVRQGTQHLLRITGLGGMKPNTLVLGFYDSCTPEDYFLQDHAFCESKGSGGDDFGVDLPSLQAHFPPVRHVESPRWLTSEEYVGIILDAIKMSKNVCLGRYFFQLQGEGMGTKTDGAARIIDVWPLNLLQPSSTSAASVDVCSLFLLQMACVLNMASRWRHARMRIFLCVEAESSDQGWVVKEETYRELLRKLRIRASIKIVPWDSVVQLYGQKRTQDPELEGLTKPAQTLSEDFLSAVNRMLMEHSAEAAVRFLYLPRPPAHSSQSQKYLSQLEAVTYGLGPTLLIHGLTPVTCTEL, encoded by the exons ATGTCTAATGAACACACACCCCTCCTCGCCCATGGGGTATGTGGTCTGTCAGCAGACAATGCAGTGTGTGGCATAGGGGAGTCAGAGGGCACTGGGGAGGCCAGCACTCCTAATGCTGTACCTCGAAAGCTCAACACCTTCTTCGGGGTGATGGTGCCCACTGTCCTCTCCATGTTTAGCATTGTCCTCTTCCTCAGAACTG GGTTTGTGGTTGGTCATGCGGGGCTCTTGCAGGGTCTTGTGATGCTGCTTGTAGCTTACACCATTATCTCCCTCACCATCTTGTCCATCTGTGCTATTTCCACCAACGGTGCTGTGCAGGGAGGTGGGGCCTATT TCATGATCAGTCGATCTTTGGGCCCAGAGTTTGGAGGAAGCATTGGCCTCATGTTCTTCCTGGCCAAAGTGTGTGCATGTGGAGTGTATGTGCTTGGTCTGGTAGAGGCACTACTTGACATATTTGGTCAGGATCCAG TGTCCTCCTCTGCATTTCGAGTGCTTCCCCAGGGCTACTGGTACACAGTGCTGTACTCTTCCATAGTTCTCCTGCTGGTTCTGATGGTGTGCCTAGTGGGCGCCCACATCTTCGCACGCACCTCCTTCCTCATCCTGCTGGTGGTGACCATCTCCCTTCTGTCCATCTACATCAGCCCCCTGGCGCTGACCACGCCCCTAAAGTTCCTCATCATCCACCAGGGCCCTGGCAACCAGACCCTCACCTACAACGCCAGCTACACAGGCTTCAACGGCACCACGCTGAAGGACAACCTGGGCT CGGGCTACACTGTGGACTACAGCACTGGTAAAGTCATGTCATTTGCCACCGTGTTCGCTGTCATGTTCACCAGCTGCACCGGAATCATGGCCGGAGCCAACATGTCAG GAGAGCTGAAGAACCCCAGTGCTGCCATTCCCAAAGGCACCATTATTGCAGTCCTCTACACCTTCATAGTCTATGTCCTGCTCTTCATCCTGGCCAGCTCCACCTGTGAAAG GACCCTGTTGGCTCAGGATTACGGGTTCTTCCAGCGTATAAACATCTGGCCTCCATTTGTCACCATCGGGATCTATTGTTCCGCCCTGTCAGCAGCCATGTGCTCTCTGATTGGGGCGTCCCGGATCCTCCACGCCCTCGCACTGGACCAACTCTTTG GTTTACCATTGGCTCCTGCTGCTATCACATCTAGCTCAGGCAACCCATGGGTGGCAGTGCTCTACACCTGGGGGTTGGCACAG tgtgtggtgtttGCAGGCCAGCTTAATGCCATAGCTGGCCTGGTGACAGTATTCTACCTGCTGGCCTATGCTGCTGTCGACCTGGCCTGTCTGGCTCTGGAGTGGGCATCGGCCCCCAACTTCAG GCCCACTTTCCAGGTGTTCTCCTGGCACACGTGTCTGCTGGGCATCCTGAGCTGTCTGGTGATGATGTTCGTCATTaacccagtctactcctcagccAGCATCGTCCTCCTCTTACTGCTGTTGCTTTTCCTGCACTACAGATCACCCACCAGCAGCTGGGGATACATCAGCCAGGCTCTCATCTTCCATCAG GTGCGTAAGTATCTGCTGATGCTGGATGTGAGGAAGGACCATGTGAAGTTCTGGAGGCCCCAGGTGTTGTTGATGGTGGCCAACCCTCGCTCCTCCTGCCAGCTCATCAACTTTGTCAACCAGCTGAAGAAGGGTGGGCTGTTTGTGCTGGGACACGTGAAGCTGGGAGATCTGG ACACCCTGCCCTCTGACCCTGTCCAGCAGCAGTATAACTTCTGGCTGAGTCTGGTGGATAAGCTGGGGGTGAAGGCCTTCGTGGACctgactctgtcctcctctgtgagGCAGGGAACACAGCATCTGCTCCGTATCACAGGCCTGG GCGGCATGAAGCCCAACACTCTGGTCTTAGGGTTCTACGACAGTTGCACCCCTGAGGACTACTTCCTCCAAGACCATGCCTTCTGTGAGTCAAAAGGGTCTGGAGGGGATGATTTTGGGGTGGATCTGCCCTCTCTGCAAGCCCACTTCCCCCCGGTCCGCCATGTGGAGAGCCCACGCTGGCTCACGTCAGAGGAGTATGTGGGAATCATCTTGGATGCCATCAAGATGAGTAAGAACGTGTGTCTGGGCCGCTATTTCTTCCAGCTGCAGGGAGAGGGCATGGGGACCAAGACGGACGGGGCCGCGAGGATCATCGACGTGTGGCCCCTCAACCTGCTGCAGCCGAGCAGCACGTCTGCAGCCTCCGTGGACGTGTGCAGTCTCTTCCTGCTGCAGATGGCGTGTGTTCTCAACATGGCCAGCAGATGGCGCCATGCCAGAATGAGAATATTCCTGTGTGTGGAGGCAGAGTCCAGCGACCAGGGTTGGGTGGTTAAAGAGGAGACCTACCGGGAGCTGTTGAGGAAGCTGAGGATCAGGGCCTCCATCAAGATAGTGCCCTGGGACTCTGTGGTGCAGCTCTACGGACAGAAACGGACACAGGACCCAGAGCTGGAGGGCCTGACGAAGCCGGCCCAGACCCTTTCAGAGGACTTCCTGTCTGCAGTCAACAGGATGCTGATGGAGCACAGTGCTGAGGCTGCTGTCCGCTTCCTGTATTTACCACGCCCCCCTGCTCACTCCAGCCAATCACAAAAATATCTCAGTCAGCTGGAAGCTGTGACTTACGGTTTAGGCCCAACCCTCTTGATTCATGGTCTCACCCCAGTCACGTGCACTGAGCTTTGA
- the LOC129868483 gene encoding solute carrier family 12 member 9-like isoform X2, producing the protein MSNEHTPLLAHGVCGLSADNAVCGIGESEGTGEASTPNAVPRKLNTFFGVMVPTVLSMFSIVLFLRTVSSSAFRVLPQGYWYTVLYSSIVLLLVLMVCLVGAHIFARTSFLILLVVTISLLSIYISPLALTTPLKFLIIHQGPGNQTLTYNASYTGFNGTTLKDNLGSGYTVDYSTGKVMSFATVFAVMFTSCTGIMAGANMSGELKNPSAAIPKGTIIAVLYTFIVYVLLFILASSTCERTLLAQDYGFFQRINIWPPFVTIGIYCSALSAAMCSLIGASRILHALALDQLFGLPLAPAAITSSSGNPWVAVLYTWGLAQCVVFAGQLNAIAGLVTVFYLLAYAAVDLACLALEWASAPNFRPTFQVFSWHTCLLGILSCLVMMFVINPVYSSASIVLLLLLLLFLHYRSPTSSWGYISQALIFHQVRKYLLMLDVRKDHVKFWRPQVLLMVANPRSSCQLINFVNQLKKGGLFVLGHVKLGDLDTLPSDPVQQQYNFWLSLVDKLGVKAFVDLTLSSSVRQGTQHLLRITGLGGMKPNTLVLGFYDSCTPEDYFLQDHAFCESKGSGGDDFGVDLPSLQAHFPPVRHVESPRWLTSEEYVGIILDAIKMSKNVCLGRYFFQLQGEGMGTKTDGAARIIDVWPLNLLQPSSTSAASVDVCSLFLLQMACVLNMASRWRHARMRIFLCVEAESSDQGWVVKEETYRELLRKLRIRASIKIVPWDSVVQLYGQKRTQDPELEGLTKPAQTLSEDFLSAVNRMLMEHSAEAAVRFLYLPRPPAHSSQSQKYLSQLEAVTYGLGPTLLIHGLTPVTCTEL; encoded by the exons ATGTCTAATGAACACACACCCCTCCTCGCCCATGGGGTATGTGGTCTGTCAGCAGACAATGCAGTGTGTGGCATAGGGGAGTCAGAGGGCACTGGGGAGGCCAGCACTCCTAATGCTGTACCTCGAAAGCTCAACACCTTCTTCGGGGTGATGGTGCCCACTGTCCTCTCCATGTTTAGCATTGTCCTCTTCCTCAGAACTG TGTCCTCCTCTGCATTTCGAGTGCTTCCCCAGGGCTACTGGTACACAGTGCTGTACTCTTCCATAGTTCTCCTGCTGGTTCTGATGGTGTGCCTAGTGGGCGCCCACATCTTCGCACGCACCTCCTTCCTCATCCTGCTGGTGGTGACCATCTCCCTTCTGTCCATCTACATCAGCCCCCTGGCGCTGACCACGCCCCTAAAGTTCCTCATCATCCACCAGGGCCCTGGCAACCAGACCCTCACCTACAACGCCAGCTACACAGGCTTCAACGGCACCACGCTGAAGGACAACCTGGGCT CGGGCTACACTGTGGACTACAGCACTGGTAAAGTCATGTCATTTGCCACCGTGTTCGCTGTCATGTTCACCAGCTGCACCGGAATCATGGCCGGAGCCAACATGTCAG GAGAGCTGAAGAACCCCAGTGCTGCCATTCCCAAAGGCACCATTATTGCAGTCCTCTACACCTTCATAGTCTATGTCCTGCTCTTCATCCTGGCCAGCTCCACCTGTGAAAG GACCCTGTTGGCTCAGGATTACGGGTTCTTCCAGCGTATAAACATCTGGCCTCCATTTGTCACCATCGGGATCTATTGTTCCGCCCTGTCAGCAGCCATGTGCTCTCTGATTGGGGCGTCCCGGATCCTCCACGCCCTCGCACTGGACCAACTCTTTG GTTTACCATTGGCTCCTGCTGCTATCACATCTAGCTCAGGCAACCCATGGGTGGCAGTGCTCTACACCTGGGGGTTGGCACAG tgtgtggtgtttGCAGGCCAGCTTAATGCCATAGCTGGCCTGGTGACAGTATTCTACCTGCTGGCCTATGCTGCTGTCGACCTGGCCTGTCTGGCTCTGGAGTGGGCATCGGCCCCCAACTTCAG GCCCACTTTCCAGGTGTTCTCCTGGCACACGTGTCTGCTGGGCATCCTGAGCTGTCTGGTGATGATGTTCGTCATTaacccagtctactcctcagccAGCATCGTCCTCCTCTTACTGCTGTTGCTTTTCCTGCACTACAGATCACCCACCAGCAGCTGGGGATACATCAGCCAGGCTCTCATCTTCCATCAG GTGCGTAAGTATCTGCTGATGCTGGATGTGAGGAAGGACCATGTGAAGTTCTGGAGGCCCCAGGTGTTGTTGATGGTGGCCAACCCTCGCTCCTCCTGCCAGCTCATCAACTTTGTCAACCAGCTGAAGAAGGGTGGGCTGTTTGTGCTGGGACACGTGAAGCTGGGAGATCTGG ACACCCTGCCCTCTGACCCTGTCCAGCAGCAGTATAACTTCTGGCTGAGTCTGGTGGATAAGCTGGGGGTGAAGGCCTTCGTGGACctgactctgtcctcctctgtgagGCAGGGAACACAGCATCTGCTCCGTATCACAGGCCTGG GCGGCATGAAGCCCAACACTCTGGTCTTAGGGTTCTACGACAGTTGCACCCCTGAGGACTACTTCCTCCAAGACCATGCCTTCTGTGAGTCAAAAGGGTCTGGAGGGGATGATTTTGGGGTGGATCTGCCCTCTCTGCAAGCCCACTTCCCCCCGGTCCGCCATGTGGAGAGCCCACGCTGGCTCACGTCAGAGGAGTATGTGGGAATCATCTTGGATGCCATCAAGATGAGTAAGAACGTGTGTCTGGGCCGCTATTTCTTCCAGCTGCAGGGAGAGGGCATGGGGACCAAGACGGACGGGGCCGCGAGGATCATCGACGTGTGGCCCCTCAACCTGCTGCAGCCGAGCAGCACGTCTGCAGCCTCCGTGGACGTGTGCAGTCTCTTCCTGCTGCAGATGGCGTGTGTTCTCAACATGGCCAGCAGATGGCGCCATGCCAGAATGAGAATATTCCTGTGTGTGGAGGCAGAGTCCAGCGACCAGGGTTGGGTGGTTAAAGAGGAGACCTACCGGGAGCTGTTGAGGAAGCTGAGGATCAGGGCCTCCATCAAGATAGTGCCCTGGGACTCTGTGGTGCAGCTCTACGGACAGAAACGGACACAGGACCCAGAGCTGGAGGGCCTGACGAAGCCGGCCCAGACCCTTTCAGAGGACTTCCTGTCTGCAGTCAACAGGATGCTGATGGAGCACAGTGCTGAGGCTGCTGTCCGCTTCCTGTATTTACCACGCCCCCCTGCTCACTCCAGCCAATCACAAAAATATCTCAGTCAGCTGGAAGCTGTGACTTACGGTTTAGGCCCAACCCTCTTGATTCATGGTCTCACCCCAGTCACGTGCACTGAGCTTTGA
- the LOC129868484 gene encoding zinc finger protein 467-like: protein MSLTMEASVSFLQYELASTIERAVRCAVETVLKETARVVGIKMTAARTAAAESHRENQSLRERLELSEGELNAVRYYMTAAENNIKQCLLLNHNHPRSGTLGPGTGSPSSMLNRGTTRVPKSFRASSTRSQFLKSLPSVGLCLPTVQHEWPRSSSSLRGIRTSSSTVSCSNPSQTSKAPQVEVESSPQHTEEDTEDQFYITDDGVVEKEYKVSASGSEDSRRIPHEQEGETVAAEVPHRTSITNFEFEMGPSHPAGNVNDLGLIQVLDEVQEVKGTVKIENDPELPSMLESHLPESSQLPPQMPTQIDNHDGDNDGNFMGFVPPIVGDPVLIGAFEVRRESSDKVHRCNVCGRGFRRFYCLKTHQRIHTGERPYPCRYCEKRFRHLDSLHKHQRIHTGERPYRCAQCGCCFRELGQLKKHRLTHSPSPTTPHPSLSLLQAGPSYTWPHLHSQSPDS, encoded by the exons ATGAGTCTGACGATGGAGGCCAGTGTCTCTTTCCTCCAATATGAACTTGCATCGACCATCGAACGGGCAGTAAGGTGTGCAGTTGAAACCGTTTTAAAGGAAACTGCCAGAGTAGTCGGCATCAAAATGACCGCAGCTCGGACTGCTGCTGCTGAGTCTCATCGGGAGAACCAAAGTTTGAGAGAGAGACTTGAGCTATCAGAGGGTGAACTCAACGCTGTACGGTACTACATGACAGCAGCCGAGAACAACATCAAACAGTGTTTACTCCTTAATCACAACCATCCTAGATCAGGTACATTAGGTCCTGGTACGGGGAGTCCATCCAGCATGCTGAATAGGGGCACGACCCGTGTGCCCAAGTCGTTTCGAGCCTCATCCACAAGATCCCAGTTTTTGAAGTCACTCCCTAGTGTAGGTCTTTGCTTACCAACAGTGCAGCATGAATGGCCCAGGAGCAGCTCAAGCTTGAGAGGAATACGGACATCCTCCTCCACTGTCTCTTGCTCCAATCCTTCACAAACATCCAAAGCGCCACAAGTAGAGGTTGAAAGCTCACCTCAACACACTGAGGAGGATACAGAGGATCAATTCTACATCACGGATGATGGAGTTGTAGAGAAAG AGTACAAAGTCAGTGCAAGTGGATCAGAGGACTCTAGAAGAATTCCACACGAGCAGGAGGGGGAAACAGTGGCAGCAGAGGTCCCTCACAGAACCTCTATTACCAACTTTGAGTTTGAGATGGGTCCGAGTCACCCAGCAGGCAATGTGAATGACCTGGGCCTGATCCAGGTGCTGGATGAGGTGCAAGAAGTCAAAGGAACAGTTAAAATTGAAAACGACCCTGAGTTACCTAGTATGCTGGAGTCACATCTCCCTGAATCATCACAACTGCCGCCACAGATGCCAACTCAAATCGATAACCATGATGGTGACAATGATGGTAACTTCATGGGCTTTGTCCCACCTATTGTAGGGGACCCTGTACTTATTGGGGCTTTTGAAGTCAGAAGGGAGAGCTCAGATAAGGTGCATCGCTGCAACGTGTGTGGCCGGGGCTTCCGTCGCTTCTACTGTCTGAAGACACACCAGCGCATTCACACGGGTGAGCGGCCATATCCCTGCAGGTATTGCGAGAAGCGTTTCCGCCACCTGGACAGTCTGCATAAGCACCAGCGCATCCACACTGGGGAGAGGCCCTACCGCTGTGCCCAGTGTGGCTGCTGTTTCAGAGAGCTGGGCCAGCTCAAGAAGCACAGGCTGACCCACTCACCTTCCCCCACCACACCCCACCCGTCATTGTCTTTACTTCAAGCAGGGCCCTCATACACATGGCCACACCTCCACTCACAGTCCCCGGATTCCTGA